The genomic window tcttgataaataaaaaaaaatcctatgtgatttataaaattgagtttagaagaccatggccatggcagtgtAAACAATAAAAAAGAGTTCCCACAAGATTTCACATTGTAAACTTGAgttgaataaattttatatgtgacagatgatgggatttgatgagtttttcataatctctatcttgtcggaactcatgatagaagaactgtattatacggtaactatatctaagATGTTCATTCTTtctattctgttggattgccactgCATGCTATCCTCAAGAGATTCATGCATAAAAAGAAGTGGACGCCTCAAGGGGTTTTGGCGTTAGAAAAAAAGAGGGatgccctctctccctctctctcttccacatgtCTACGGTAGTTGGACGCCCTCTCTCTTTGATGCAAGAGTTGGATggatctctctctccctttcctccacagatatccaagagttggacaaaagAAAGGAGATTTGATATCTTGTTTCCTCCTCCAGTTTTCTGATGTTCttttccaaagataaaaaaaaaagtattcaACATCTAAGGAGCGATCTCTATAAGAAAGTTAGCATCTCGATGAGATCAAGATCTCCTAATTAAATCAATCtcatgtggatatctatagagattgGATATGTGTGTGGCTTTAAAGGAACCTTCAAGATATTCATGAATCATTGAATTGCAGTGAAGATCTACCCACGTAAGGTGAAGATCAGACTTTCttctattttataatttcatatcTGAATCTCATCTCTCATATGAAAATCCTATTAGGTATTTTGGTAGATGAGATCTTATATATGCCTCTCtgattaaaagtgttttaatctaCATTATTTTTGCTGCATTCTTATTTCAAAATCTGTATGCATGAAAAACGTTGGCTTCCTAACAAAGAGTATGCCATGATTTCAtcgggaaaaaaaaagagagaaagaagaggaagaaaggacAGTGGTCATCATGACTTGCTTAGGAGGATAGGGGGAGATTTATAGGAGACTTCCAAAGATTTTTGGCAGCCCTTAGGAGTTCGATTCTAGTCAGACACAGAGGGAGaagactcccatcaggagtctttatctcttctttctttatttttatttttatttttattatttttatttttattttttttaatgcccTAAGATTCATGTAGGGGAGAAAATTTTAGGGTCAGGTATCATATTCtacctatttaaaaaaaatttcgtcctcgaaacttAGCATATCTTCACTCTTTTATGCTTAAGGATACTTAATCTTCAATTGGTGTACTTCCAAACTTCCAGTGCACCACTATGATCTAAACAAACTCTTCTATACTCATCCTTTTCCTAGTCCTATGAATCAGAAATCTAAGCTTAAGTtctacccatgatcaaacatattgctttgataccataaaatatcatgtTTTAAATTTAGGACATAATATGGCCATGCTAGCCACCAACGGATACCACCCTCGATAAGAtgaagccaatcaatcataattagctaaattttatcataaataaaatataataaatgatTCAATTCCATCAATTATCaagtaaataaatcaaaattggtTCAtaacatttaaatccaaaatcaaataccaaGCTTATGTCTTAAAATTTATCAATGGTTGATTACAAGTCCATAATTATCTAATAAACTAAAATTCAGCTATAAAATCTTCAAGCTCACTAGTGCAAACCCTCAAGCCTGAATCATCCTTCATTCTTAACCTTCttcttctataaaaaaaaaaataaaaagatatgagctacaccagctcaatAAGTAGAACCTATACTTCCTTACTgaattaagaataaatttttttatgataatctgatatttaaaaataataaataatagcaaataatatattttttagagtgtataataaaataagtcataaatcagtcatgcatgtataaattatgaatattttataaacatgatcTGTAAAGCATTCTTGTCAAATattcatatcatgtttcaaaatattactcacagatattcatgctaccATCACTTTATACTTATGACAGGACCAGTATTCTTAATTGATAAATTTTTGTTTCATATATCAACTTTATACCTACTGACAGGACTTGTGTTCGTACGGATGCTAGCTCCAGGTATCGACTTtcccataaaaaattatttatagctaTTTGAGAGCTTGTgaaatctttatatatatatgcagataaaaaaataatacaattcaAGCTTCATAAatatgctatttttataaaacatattaatgaaatcaatgatcataataaaatatacttttttcatatcttatatgttgattctaattttatgaaaaatatgatttcattaacaataaattatttaaataaaaatatgataatttaaaaataaataaggagcataagttTCACTTATGTTGTTTACCCTAGATCTTTAGacttcattagataaatcagataatcttatttaaaatattaaattatgatcaatttttattcaataaatttaataaaattaaataataataaaagaagtgATTGACTAAGTGATCCGATAGACCATCCGGACACCAAAGCGATTCGGGATTATTTTGTCGGGGTCAATACGGATCCTTAGAAGAGGAAAGGATTGCTCGATACAAGATCCATAGATTTTCTTCAAGAGAAAAAGtgggtaaagagagagaaaatagcatTTAGGATCCTATCATCATCTAGAGAGATAAGAGATAAAGTAGGAGAGAGAAACCATAAAGAAGGGGAGGGATAcatgaaagagagagaaatcctagggggacacaagagagagagagagaaaaagagagaactttcctctctcttcttcttcttcttttttcttttctcatcttttttttcctttcttcttcttttcttggccGATTAAGGGAGCAAGATAGTTGATGGTTGGAAGATCGACGATAGGTGGTGACATAGGCAGCCAACGATGGCAGAGTAAGGGACGGCCGACGGTAAGTGGCCGGCCaacaaaaatataagaaaaatcttgaaaaaaaaagggATTGGATccctttttcctttattttttcagTCATTGGCCGATCACTGGCAGTCATGATCTCAGAAAATGGTGGTAGGGAGGTCGCGAGTCATGACCCATGGGTGTGGCACCACAGGTGGTAGCATCGGTGGTTGAAAAAAGGGGAAGAAGATTTGGCCAAAACAAGAAAAAATAGGGTCTTCGCTTTGATGGCTTTTTCAGTGAGTCCGATGATGGCGGCGGCCATGCGCAATTATatgggaagaaggaaaagaaagataagaagaagggtCGGGCTTACCTCAAGCTTCGATGATGTCTCCGATAAGGATTTTAGGTAGGCACGATGAGAGTATGCCGTGGCTTCAATGGAAAAAAAGaggtgaaaaagagagagagagaccgatACTTGTCGTGGCTTGCTTAAGAGGGGAGGAGGAGATTTATAGGGGACTCCCAAGGATTTTTGGCatcccttaggagtccgattcTAGTGGGACACAAGGGAGAAGAAGGCTCCCATCGGGAGCCTTCATCTCttatttcctttttttctttttttttttagtgcccTAAGATTCATGTGGGGGGGAAATTTTATTGTCGGGTATCACATTGAAATAGAGATAATAAAGGTCCTTTCTTCTCCCCACCTTTCTCTCTTGTTTTCATCTTCTTTTgtcaatattttaatatgatatcaAAGCCATGGATCCTTATTTCTCTGtagatcttctatttttttagtaGATTTATAAATTCTCTATTTTTTGATAGATTAATATccaaaaaatctttattttctaatgaatCTCTGCAACTCCTCTCCATTGCTTTTCTCCTTAGCTTTAGATCTTCGATTGTTTTACTTTATCATTACTTGGTGAATTTCTCTCCATCATCAGCATTGGCCGCCTTCTTTTTAAGCATCAGCCTTCTCTTATATAACACTTTTGTCTGCAAGCATCATCGACCTTCAACTACCTTCTCTTTGAGTGCTGGTCTTCTCTTCTGTGACATTTTTATCTACGAAGATTATTGGCTTTCAGTTATTTTCTCTTTGGGCGCCAGCCTTACTATGactgttatttttttttcttatagttaCGTTATCTAAATCAGTTACACTAGCAGATACATTAATTTATTATGCTAGTTTATGAGtatattcataatttaattttcaaactcaagttggcacttatAATACCATCTTGAGTTTAAGGGGGAGTATTGGAATAATTTTAGATAATCATATAATTATAGATGATCGTATGATTTTAGAAATCACATGATAActcataatatttttctttattgacGTGATCTCATaacatttttttttgttaatattattttatattattttctttattAGCATGATTCTGTATcaattgttattattttttttttatgaagtctGTACACtagtataaataatttttaagatatattaaataaattaaaatagtgataataaaaattttttctccctctttcttattttttctcttcttccacaaatattttaatacattatatatatatatatatatatatatatatatatatatatatatatatatatatatatatatatatatatatatatatatatatataaaacatccTTACCATTTAAATGAAATAAAGCTTGTTTATCCACTGGTAGAACTTTTTAAATTTTGTGGCTATTAAAAGAATGACTTCACTCTCATCTGCTTTCACAGAGTATTTAACTCTTTTTAAGTAAGTAATACCTCGGTAAACTTCAAAGATTCCCTGATGAGAATATTCATCGAGTCTTCCAACATCAAATGGCAGCCAAAACCTTGTTTTTTGCCAAATCTAAATAAAAGTTCCTTTTCATTCTCCAGAGCAACATGCACCGCTACACATTCCTCGTTAATTTTGAAAGAACCCTTATCTTCTATTAGTTTCCAGTTCATAAAGATGGTGCCAAATTCCAAGCTTTTGCCAAAAAGTTTCATGCTATCGGCAACCTAATAAAATTTTCCTGCATCGCAGGAATACGAGATAATAACCTTGGCTTGCAGGAGCCAGTTATGATTTCCGATTGCATTGAAGTACCCAGCAATGAtgctagaaaaagaaaaaaaaatctgaatctaaaacatGGATTCTCAAGCAAATACTTCTCGTATGATTTCACGTGCATGGCACGTGCGAGAAAATCTGGAAATGGGATAACGGCGTTACTGGACCTCGGTGACACGGCCAGGCCGTTCCAACTTCCCGCCACCGGGTGCCTTCGAGAAAAAGAGATAAAGGGATAACGGCGTCATATCTGCTCGACGGTCCTCTCAGCGGTTCTCGTATCCTTAACACATTCTTCAAATCCCCTCAACGGTTGCCATTACCTTCTCCCTTCGCCCTCTCTTGCAGCCCATAATCTGTTCCAGTATTAGTCTCGGTATGTCccgatcttttttcttttgtccAGTTAAACACTTCTTAATCCTTTTATATTCTATATCAATGTCTTTCCAAATTGAATCGAGTCTATGCAACTATGGACGCCCGCAGTTTAAATTTTAGTGACTATTTGCTCCATGGCCTCATATATGATACCACCGTTTGTATTCCCTAGATTTTGTATAACAAAAGATTATAACACCAAAACAGTGTATGTAAAAAGAGGATTGCTTCCAGAGTTGATTCTTGCTTTCAACAAGGTGGAATGTCACCGTTGAGGACCATATGTTGATTGGATTTATTATACTTTTACATCATCATCAGCTTTATGTCGAATCTAGTGGAAGATTGGATAATTTGTCGTCTaagatctttctctttctttgtttcttttacGTGCATAATATATTTTGGTAGTATTGCTGCAATAAGGAGGTTGTCTTACGAATTTGCATTCTCTGTCAACCTGTGCAGGATGGAGAGGACACCAGAATAAATCTGTTGCTAAGAAAGGTTGCATGATCAGAAGAAGTGCAAGAAGAGAATGCATGATTGCTTCTTGTGATGGGGTCTGTAATCAGCAAAGCTGCGAATGGCATTGGTTCTGCCCTGGGAAATGCATTTGTAGCTCCCGTTAGGACAGTGTTTGGCGCATCATGCGAGTAAGTATTCATATCTTTGTGGATTGAACAGGGCCACAGTTTGCTGATTCTTGATGTCTTAGTATAGCTGAATTTTTTATCTAGTCTAAAATGTATTGCTTCTTCTTTGCTGGTGTTACCAGGTTATCTGTTAAATTAAATCTAGCAATGAGTAGGTGGCAGTGTGCAGCGTTTATGGTTGGCTCTGTGTTTTTAAACCATTGGAGGCGTGCTAAATAGAATAAATTCTTAACATATTTCAAAAGCAGACTGCTGCTAGTATTGATGGGTTCCTAAATAATCTTCAAGATTCATATTTGATGGCATGACTAAAGTCATTGTCAACTCCAACTTTACAATAGAAAACCATGTACGTGGGTAAAAAATTGAACATTGTTTACACTTGGAAGCTTTTAATAAGTATTGAAAAATTCTTTCTTTCATTCGTTCTTGATCATATAATCTGTTTGCTGTACTATCTTTCACCAGATTCATTGGTAAACTTGCTGAATGCAGAAACATTGCATTTGTGCCATCTCTGTGTGCTTATGCTTGGTTgctatgattttattttattttgattgaagaaAAAGAAGTGTTATCTTTCCTACCTGTTCAAACTGTGTGTAGTTATTTTAGCCATCTGGTTGTTTTGACTTGCATAAACAAGTTCTCTAGTCATGCATATTTTGTGCTAAGTTATgagatttttccttttttttctccatACCTGTTGCCAACTTCTATAGAATTATCTCTTTCCTGATATTTCAGTTTAACAATTCTCTACTGACTTTTATGCTGTTCCCCTCTGACATTGTGATCCAAAATAGATTACTTCTGATGTCTCTATGATTTGTAGTTTCCGATTATCATGTTGGACCTCAATATAGTACTGTCTCTCGTGGAGATCTCTATTCTGCATTATTGAAGCTCAAGATTCACTGTTTAGTGATATGTAGACAATGACATTGTTGATCTGTTTGACTCTCTGCAGGGGTATTTGTTCAGGAACATGGGATATAGTCTGCTTTATTGAGCACCTATGTATATCCAGTCTGGTGAAACTGTTCATGGTCTCGGTCCTCACATATATAAGTAAGATTCCTGACTAGCATAAATAGCATTTGTGCCTGCAAATCTTCAAAGACAATCATCATAATTCTTTTTAAAAACTTTAATTACATAGTGTTTGTGATCAGGTTTAGGTAAGACAAACTATTAGTATCTTCATTCTTAGGCAGAAAAATTATTGCTATTACCTCTTATTTAGTCAATGCCTACGACTGATGTTATACTCTCTGTTCAGTTCTGCTCTTCATATACCTCCTATTTCAAGTGGGAATCATCCAGTGCATAGGGAGAAGCCTCTGTAAGATGACATGGGCAGCATGTGAGACCTACTGGACTGCACTGGAAGAAATTACTTGTTTCTTGTGGCACAAGCTGAAAAACACCAAGCGTGTGTATCGCCGCCGATTTGAAGACATGGAAGAAGGATACAGTTCTAGCAGTGATGATGACTCCTTTGTTGAGAACTATGGGAGGATAAAGTTTACAAGGAAGCAAAGGTCAGTtagggagagaagaaaagatcatctTCGAAGATCATTGTATCCTATAAGGCAGAGTTCAAAATTAAGAAGGTATCGGAGTGGTAGTCACCATCATGTGAAGTTGAAAACAAGAGAGGTCTCTGTA from Elaeis guineensis isolate ETL-2024a chromosome 4, EG11, whole genome shotgun sequence includes these protein-coding regions:
- the LOC105042789 gene encoding uncharacterized protein, with the translated sequence MGSVISKAANGIGSALGNAFVAPVRTVFGASCEGICSGTWDIVCFIEHLCISSLVKLFMVSVLTYIILLFIYLLFQVGIIQCIGRSLCKMTWAACETYWTALEEITCFLWHKLKNTKRVYRRRFEDMEEGYSSSSDDDSFVENYGRIKFTRKQRSVRERRKDHLRRSLYPIRQSSKLRRYRSGSHHHVKLKTREVSVHVKGSGRIGNSRQLHLTNMSHYNGKKLFKR